A section of the Novipirellula caenicola genome encodes:
- a CDS encoding ABC transporter ATP-binding protein, producing the protein MSCSDSNVPLAVDVTGLCRSFRGRPALEDVDLQIPVGRVFGLVGLNGAGKTTLIRHLIGAFVAQRGSVRVLGMDPVADSQSVLRRVGYLTEEDSLPSWMRVGELVDFSRAIYDTWDDSYATKLMDLFGLSRMDKLSSLSKGVRARAGLLVAIAYRPELLILDEPSSGLDPLARRDILEAIIRTISDEGRTVLFSSHLLDEVDRVCDSIALMRASRIVETTTVDRLQTRYEEIVCRSDTQSPPPIRGVFAWQGDDSEWSGVIDHEVVPATEIVVPAEVKLISRRDITLHRWFAARAGTEQSTASELGDDTLHEVASDVR; encoded by the coding sequence ATGAGCTGTTCCGATTCAAATGTCCCGCTGGCCGTGGACGTCACCGGATTGTGTCGCTCTTTCCGTGGGCGTCCGGCACTCGAGGATGTCGACTTGCAAATTCCGGTTGGTCGCGTGTTCGGTTTGGTGGGGCTCAATGGAGCGGGCAAAACCACGCTGATTCGACATTTGATCGGCGCCTTTGTCGCTCAGCGTGGCAGCGTCCGTGTGCTGGGAATGGATCCCGTGGCCGATTCGCAATCGGTGCTACGGCGTGTCGGCTATCTGACCGAAGAAGACTCGTTGCCGAGTTGGATGCGAGTGGGGGAACTTGTCGATTTTTCTCGAGCGATCTACGACACTTGGGACGACAGCTACGCCACAAAACTGATGGACCTGTTCGGATTGTCGCGGATGGACAAGCTGAGTTCGCTATCGAAGGGGGTGCGGGCCCGAGCAGGATTGTTGGTCGCGATCGCCTATCGGCCCGAACTATTGATCCTGGATGAACCAAGTAGCGGTTTGGACCCATTGGCTCGCCGCGACATCCTCGAAGCGATCATCCGCACGATCAGCGACGAGGGGCGAACGGTTTTGTTTTCGAGTCATCTGTTGGACGAAGTCGATCGCGTGTGTGATTCGATCGCGCTGATGCGAGCGAGCCGGATCGTCGAAACCACGACGGTCGATCGATTGCAAACCCGTTACGAAGAAATCGTCTGCCGCAGCGATACGCAGTCGCCTCCGCCGATTCGCGGCGTTTTCGCTTGGCAGGGAGACGATTCGGAGTGGTCTGGTGTCATCGACCACGAAGTGGTTCCGGCAACGGAGATTGTGGTGCCAGCGGAGGTGAAGTTGATCTCACGCCGCGACATCACGCTGCATCGCTGGTTCGCAGCCCGTGCGGGAACCGAGCAATCCACTGCGTCTGAACTTGGCGATGACACGCTTCATGAGGTGGCCTCCGATGTCAGATAG
- a CDS encoding carbamoyltransferase, with product MTLILGISAFYHDSAVAILRDGEIVAAASEERFTRKKHDASFPQNALRECLRMADADVGDLDYVGFYEKPFLKFDRLLETYLAYAPAGYGSFFRAMPSWLKTKLHLPREIRKHLGTQYKRRIVFCEHHESHASSAFFPSPFDEAAILTVDGVGEWATTTWGVGRGNRISLKSEIRFPHSLGLLYSAFTYFCGFRVNSGEYKLMGLAPYGEPKFVELILKHLIKVHDDGSYQLNMDYFSYGHSLQMTDRKMERLLGVKRRKPNDPIRNVDRDLAASIQRVTEDVVLRMANHVFDQTKLDSLCMAGGVALNCVANGRLLREGPFKRIWVQPAAGDAGGALGVAWLIWNQLLGKPRVAHAISAQPTSMLGPPADHASDLQTLRDNGAVMRHVPQDDELDAAVAKLLADGKVVGWVQGKMEFGPRALGGRSILGDPRNPEMQSLMNAKIKRRESFRPFAPSILEEHSHEYFKMPDGDSSPYMIFTFDVQETRRRPIDVLISSGGEQRTQPRSELPAVTHLDYSARVQTVSQNRYPRFYQLLRTFYQQTGCPALVNTSFNVRGEPIVATAADAYRCFMTTQMDALVIGNELLLKTEQPESACQSSQQDLCEWEPG from the coding sequence ATGACATTGATTCTTGGCATTTCGGCGTTCTACCATGATTCGGCCGTCGCGATTCTTCGCGATGGTGAGATCGTCGCTGCAGCGAGCGAAGAACGTTTCACTCGAAAAAAGCATGACGCGTCGTTTCCACAAAACGCTCTGCGTGAATGTTTGCGAATGGCCGACGCCGACGTTGGCGATCTTGATTACGTCGGGTTTTATGAAAAGCCGTTTTTGAAGTTCGATCGGCTGCTGGAAACCTACTTGGCCTACGCACCGGCCGGTTACGGCAGCTTCTTTCGTGCGATGCCAAGCTGGCTGAAAACAAAGTTGCACCTGCCTCGTGAAATCCGCAAACATTTAGGGACACAGTACAAACGCCGGATTGTGTTTTGCGAACACCATGAATCGCACGCCAGCAGCGCGTTCTTTCCGAGTCCGTTTGACGAAGCGGCGATCTTGACGGTTGATGGGGTGGGCGAATGGGCGACGACCACTTGGGGCGTCGGCCGCGGAAACCGCATCTCGCTGAAAAGCGAAATTCGATTTCCTCATTCGTTAGGACTGCTCTATTCGGCATTCACCTATTTCTGTGGCTTTCGCGTCAATTCGGGCGAGTACAAGTTGATGGGGTTGGCTCCGTACGGTGAACCCAAGTTTGTCGAATTGATTTTGAAGCACTTGATCAAGGTTCACGACGACGGCAGCTACCAGCTAAACATGGACTATTTTTCGTACGGTCATTCGTTGCAGATGACCGATCGAAAAATGGAGCGATTGCTGGGAGTCAAACGCCGCAAACCAAACGATCCGATCCGCAATGTGGATAGGGATCTTGCCGCAAGCATCCAGCGAGTCACCGAGGACGTCGTGCTGCGAATGGCCAACCATGTCTTTGACCAAACCAAACTCGATTCGTTGTGCATGGCGGGCGGGGTGGCACTGAATTGTGTTGCCAACGGACGGCTGTTACGCGAAGGACCCTTTAAACGGATTTGGGTTCAGCCGGCTGCCGGTGATGCCGGAGGAGCTCTCGGAGTGGCCTGGCTGATTTGGAATCAATTGTTGGGCAAGCCGCGTGTGGCCCACGCGATCAGTGCCCAGCCAACGTCGATGCTTGGGCCCCCTGCGGATCACGCAAGCGATCTGCAGACGCTCCGAGATAACGGTGCCGTGATGCGACACGTGCCGCAGGACGATGAACTCGATGCAGCGGTGGCGAAGCTTCTAGCCGACGGGAAAGTGGTGGGATGGGTCCAAGGTAAAATGGAGTTTGGGCCGCGGGCACTTGGCGGCCGCAGTATCCTCGGTGACCCCCGCAACCCTGAGATGCAATCGCTGATGAACGCCAAGATCAAGCGTCGAGAGTCCTTCCGGCCATTCGCCCCGAGTATTCTAGAAGAACATAGTCACGAATATTTCAAAATGCCCGATGGCGATTCGAGCCCGTACATGATATTCACGTTTGATGTGCAGGAAACGCGACGACGACCAATCGATGTGTTGATTTCCTCTGGGGGCGAACAGAGAACGCAGCCACGAAGCGAGCTGCCGGCGGTCACCCATTTAGACTATTCCGCCCGCGTGCAAACGGTCAGCCAGAATCGTTATCCGCGTTTTTATCAGCTGCTGCGAACGTTTTATCAACAAACCGGTTGTCCGGCGCTCGTCAACACCAGCTTTAATGTGCGAGGCGAACCGATTGTTGCAACGGCGGCCGATGCGTACCGCTGCTTCATGACGACGCAGATGGATGCTTTGGTGATCGGAAACGAGCTCCTGTTGAAAACTGAGCAACCCGAGTCGGCTTGTCAATCGAGCCAACAGGATCTCTGTGAATGGGAGCCCGGTTGA
- a CDS encoding SxtJ family membrane protein — protein MALFDLNTDPSSSTKRWFGASLSTLLLIVAYLVQYRAANVSMILAIAGVMVAVVYYAVPGTRVRLIRAWQYATYPVAWVISHLLLGTVFFGIVLPTGIVLRLLGYDPLRLKKRNSKSNWMARGDAPEISRYFKQF, from the coding sequence ATGGCTTTGTTTGATCTCAATACGGATCCATCGAGTTCGACCAAGCGATGGTTTGGGGCGTCGTTGTCGACGTTGCTGTTGATCGTTGCCTATCTTGTGCAGTACCGTGCCGCCAACGTGTCCATGATTCTCGCAATCGCCGGGGTGATGGTGGCTGTGGTGTACTATGCGGTGCCGGGAACACGCGTGCGTCTCATTCGAGCTTGGCAATATGCGACGTATCCCGTTGCCTGGGTGATCAGTCACCTGTTGTTGGGGACCGTCTTTTTCGGGATCGTCTTGCCGACGGGTATCGTGCTGCGGTTGTTGGGGTATGATCCACTGCGACTGAAGAAACGCAATTCCAAATCCAATTGGATGGCTCGCGGCGACGCCCCAGAGATTTCCCGTTACTTCAAACAGTTTTGA
- a CDS encoding DUF5989 family protein: MDEPQRSRENEFENRAEDDELGFVEEFVLFLRENKKWWLVPLIGSLLSIGVVAALASSAAAPFIYTLF, from the coding sequence ATGGACGAGCCACAGCGTTCTCGCGAAAACGAATTTGAAAACCGAGCCGAAGACGATGAGCTTGGTTTCGTTGAAGAGTTTGTCTTGTTTTTACGAGAGAACAAAAAGTGGTGGTTGGTGCCGCTGATCGGTTCTTTGCTGTCGATCGGTGTCGTCGCGGCGCTCGCTAGCAGTGCCGCCGCCCCGTTTATCTACACGCTGTTTTAG
- a CDS encoding FkbM family methyltransferase — protein MNIKQLILGTRIGDIAMFSREKIDILRTALTQPEAVGTLANDQLAGVLVASICQTDKTFLDVGAHIGSVISAVRKRDPAVEIIAVEAMPDKAARLREKFPHVILHACAVGENEGEATFFIDTQQTGYSSLIAPDDNTSHVHEIRVAIKRLDTLIPEDAFVDVMKIDIEGAELGALRGATNMLSRCRPVVMFESAPTRSSSSYEPRDIYQFFDQRGYEIVVPNRLAHDGSGLSEEGFIESHLYPRRSTNYFAVPRDRRIEIRDRARLVLGIHVA, from the coding sequence ATGAATATCAAGCAGCTTATTCTGGGCACGCGGATCGGTGACATTGCGATGTTCTCGAGAGAGAAGATCGACATCTTGCGTACGGCGCTCACCCAGCCCGAGGCAGTGGGGACCCTTGCCAATGACCAACTCGCCGGCGTCCTGGTGGCATCCATTTGTCAAACCGATAAGACGTTCCTCGATGTCGGTGCCCATATTGGCAGCGTCATCTCGGCGGTACGCAAACGGGACCCCGCGGTGGAGATCATCGCGGTCGAAGCCATGCCCGACAAAGCGGCTAGGCTTCGCGAAAAGTTTCCGCACGTCATCTTGCATGCTTGTGCGGTGGGAGAAAACGAAGGCGAGGCGACGTTTTTTATCGACACGCAGCAAACCGGCTACAGTTCGCTCATTGCACCCGATGACAACACGTCGCACGTCCATGAAATCCGGGTCGCGATCAAGCGATTGGACACGTTGATCCCAGAGGATGCCTTCGTTGATGTGATGAAAATCGATATCGAAGGAGCCGAGCTTGGGGCTCTTCGCGGAGCCACCAACATGCTGTCCCGATGCAGGCCTGTGGTGATGTTTGAAAGTGCTCCGACTCGTTCAAGCTCAAGCTACGAACCGAGAGACATCTATCAATTTTTTGATCAGCGCGGCTATGAAATCGTCGTCCCCAATCGCCTCGCTCACGACGGCAGCGGACTTAGCGAAGAGGGGTTCATCGAGAGTCATCTCTATCCACGTCGATCCACCAACTATTTTGCGGTGCCCCGAGATCGTCGAATTGAGATTCGGGATCGAGCACGCCTAGTCCTCGGCATCCACGTTGCATGA